A portion of the Labilithrix sp. genome contains these proteins:
- the lipB gene encoding lipoyl(octanoyl) transferase LipB, translating into MTTRRSITAHWLGRIGYDEAHRLQERLVAARVAGEIGDTLLLLEHDAVITLGRSAKSEHIVVSEQDREAKGVALYETGRGGDVTFHGPGQLVAYPILDLKPDRCDVRRYVADLCAVMSALAAEHGVASSMLPNLIGVWVDENAPSSLDVDRAKDAAIGVPTDLQLAKLGAIGVRLSRWVTMHGFAFNITTDLSASGFGLIVACGIRELGVTSLERLGVKTLPTVEEAARASLPHFARVFDADVTLTSAPP; encoded by the coding sequence ATGACGACGCGACGGTCCATCACCGCGCACTGGCTCGGCCGGATCGGCTACGACGAGGCGCACCGGCTGCAGGAGCGCCTCGTCGCGGCGCGCGTCGCGGGCGAGATCGGCGACACGCTGCTGCTCCTCGAGCACGACGCCGTCATCACGCTCGGCCGCAGCGCGAAGAGCGAGCACATCGTCGTCTCGGAGCAAGATCGCGAGGCGAAGGGCGTCGCGCTCTACGAGACGGGCCGCGGCGGCGACGTGACGTTCCACGGGCCCGGGCAGCTCGTCGCGTATCCGATCCTCGATCTGAAGCCCGATCGCTGCGACGTCCGCCGCTACGTCGCCGACCTCTGCGCCGTGATGAGCGCGCTCGCGGCGGAGCACGGCGTCGCGTCGAGCATGCTCCCGAACCTCATCGGCGTCTGGGTGGACGAGAACGCGCCGTCGAGCCTCGACGTCGATCGCGCGAAGGACGCGGCGATCGGCGTCCCGACCGACCTGCAGCTCGCGAAGCTCGGCGCGATCGGCGTCCGGCTCTCGCGCTGGGTCACGATGCACGGCTTCGCGTTCAACATCACGACCGATCTGTCGGCGTCCGGCTTCGGCCTCATCGTCGCGTGCGGCATCCGCGAGCTCGGCGTCACCTCGCTCGAACGCCTCGGCGTGAAGACGCTCCCCACGGTGGAGGAGGCCGCGCGCGCCTCGCTCCCCCACTTCGCGCGCGTCTTCGACGCCGACGTGACCCTCACGTCCGCGCCGCCGTAG
- the guaB gene encoding IMP dehydrogenase produces the protein MLEDRLRECLTFDDVLLVPAYSEVLPKDVDVRTRLCRGVDLNIPLVSAAMDSVTEARAAITMAREGGIGILHKNLPPAEQAREVEKVKRAESGMVLGPITVRPSQSLREALATMHEHDVTGLPVVEGDKPVGILTARDVRFETRLDQPVSALMTKELVTVAPNVGNDEARALLHKNRIEKLLVVENGKLIGLITIKDILQADRNPLAAKDTKGRLRVGAAIGPGADRDERVAALVAAGVDVIVVDTAHGHSKGVLDAVRAVTKRHPEVPVIAGNVATADATEALIDAGVSAVKVGIGPGSICTTRVVAGIGVPQISAISDCARVADRHDVPIIADGGVKYSGDVTKAIAAGASAVMIGSLFAGTDESPGDLVLFQGRSYKVYRGMGSLGAMKKGSKDRYGQGGTADEKLVPEGIEGRVPHRGSLASILHQLIGGLRAGMGYTGSATIKHLRTNAKFIRSTSQGLRESHVHDVIITEEAPNYRTDAR, from the coding sequence ATGCTCGAAGACCGCCTCCGCGAGTGCCTCACGTTCGACGACGTCCTCCTCGTCCCCGCGTACAGCGAGGTGCTGCCGAAGGACGTCGACGTCCGCACGCGGCTCTGTCGGGGCGTCGATCTGAACATCCCGCTCGTCAGCGCGGCGATGGACTCCGTCACCGAGGCGCGCGCCGCGATCACGATGGCGCGCGAGGGCGGCATCGGCATCCTGCACAAGAACCTCCCGCCCGCGGAGCAGGCGCGCGAGGTCGAGAAGGTGAAGCGCGCCGAGAGCGGCATGGTCCTCGGCCCGATCACGGTGCGCCCGAGCCAGTCGCTCCGCGAGGCGCTCGCGACGATGCACGAGCACGACGTCACCGGCCTCCCCGTCGTCGAGGGCGACAAGCCGGTCGGCATCCTCACCGCGCGCGACGTCCGCTTCGAGACGCGGCTCGATCAGCCCGTGAGCGCGCTGATGACGAAGGAGCTCGTCACGGTCGCGCCGAACGTCGGCAACGACGAGGCGCGCGCGCTCCTCCACAAGAACCGGATCGAGAAGCTCCTCGTCGTCGAGAACGGCAAGCTCATCGGCCTCATCACGATCAAGGACATCCTCCAGGCCGACCGCAACCCGCTCGCGGCGAAGGACACGAAGGGCCGTCTCCGCGTCGGCGCCGCGATCGGCCCGGGCGCCGATCGTGACGAGCGCGTGGCCGCCCTCGTCGCCGCCGGCGTCGACGTCATCGTCGTCGACACCGCGCACGGCCACTCGAAGGGCGTGCTCGACGCGGTCCGCGCGGTCACGAAGCGTCACCCCGAGGTGCCGGTCATCGCGGGCAACGTCGCGACCGCGGACGCGACGGAGGCGCTCATCGACGCGGGCGTGTCGGCGGTGAAGGTCGGCATCGGCCCGGGCAGCATCTGCACGACGCGCGTCGTCGCCGGCATCGGCGTCCCGCAGATCTCCGCCATCAGCGACTGCGCGCGCGTCGCCGATCGTCACGACGTCCCGATCATCGCCGACGGCGGCGTGAAGTACTCGGGCGACGTGACGAAGGCGATCGCGGCCGGCGCGTCGGCGGTGATGATCGGCTCGCTCTTCGCGGGCACCGACGAGTCGCCGGGCGATCTCGTCCTCTTCCAGGGCCGCAGCTACAAGGTGTACCGCGGCATGGGCTCGCTCGGCGCGATGAAGAAGGGCAGTAAGGACCGCTACGGCCAGGGCGGCACCGCGGACGAGAAGCTCGTGCCGGAGGGCATCGAGGGACGCGTCCCGCACCGCGGCTCGCTCGCCTCGATCCTCCACCAGCTCATCGGCGGTCTCCGCGCGGGCATGGGTTACACGGGCTCGGCGACGATCAAGCACCTCCGTACGAACGCGAAGTTCATCCGTTCGACGTCGCAAGGCCTGCGTGAGAGCCACGTCCACGACGTGATCATCACGGAGGAGGCGCCGAACTACCGCACTGACGCGCGGTGA
- a CDS encoding tetratricopeptide repeat protein, with the protein MNERVKQLLVLGREHYAKRELEKAEQMLRMVLEEEDRYADVHDMLGVIAHSRGNFVVAERHFERALEINPAYTEAALNLAVTYNDRGKYEKAREVYAKIKVGPSGTTQGLDPFARGKIANMHADVGQAYYDAGLLREAIAEYEKAILLCPHFADLQTKLGALLREINDLPGARVHYEAAVQTKPNYVPARLQLGVILLSLGETTSAEEHWRHVIQLEPENSQAKMYLRMLERQRMSKPPPAP; encoded by the coding sequence ATGAACGAACGCGTGAAGCAGCTCCTCGTCCTCGGTCGCGAGCACTACGCGAAGCGCGAGCTCGAGAAGGCCGAGCAAATGCTCCGCATGGTCCTCGAGGAAGAGGATCGCTACGCCGACGTCCACGACATGCTCGGCGTCATCGCCCACTCGCGCGGCAACTTCGTCGTCGCCGAGCGCCACTTCGAGCGCGCCCTCGAGATCAACCCCGCGTACACCGAGGCCGCGCTGAACCTCGCCGTCACGTACAACGATCGCGGCAAATACGAGAAGGCGCGCGAGGTCTACGCGAAGATCAAGGTCGGGCCGAGCGGCACGACGCAGGGCCTCGACCCCTTCGCGCGCGGCAAGATCGCCAACATGCACGCCGACGTCGGGCAGGCCTACTACGACGCCGGCCTCCTCCGCGAAGCGATCGCGGAGTACGAGAAGGCGATCCTGCTCTGCCCGCACTTCGCCGATCTGCAGACCAAGCTCGGCGCGCTGCTCCGCGAGATCAACGATCTGCCCGGCGCGCGCGTCCACTACGAGGCGGCGGTGCAGACGAAGCCGAACTACGTGCCCGCGCGCCTGCAGCTCGGCGTCATCCTCCTCTCGCTCGGAGAGACGACGAGCGCGGAGGAGCACTGGCGTCACGTCATCCAGCTCGAGCCGGAGAACTCGCAGGCGAAGATGTACCTCCGCATGCTCGAACGACAGCGCATGTCGAAGCCGCCGCCGGCTCCGTGA
- a CDS encoding endonuclease/exonuclease/phosphatase family protein, producing MTTRSFLFLALLCATGCAIDQADEDEGAPLATMPDPRAEEEEDPSAIPPSESDLTAVSTSAATGAASLRVMTYNIKHGELTGLDLAKIAAVIRESNPDILGLQEVDDGTKRSKGQRQTEELSELTNMPHAYYAPAFDYDGGKYGVAILSKYPIGAKRTVRLDGHTKSGGGFEPRVAAVADITAKGETVTFVTMHASLHEDERKATGKKLLTALGARAGRAIITGDFNEKPGADIGGALTSAGFVDAYKEKHRFFGYTAPANVPLRRIDFIYRAKGMGKTLHGWVPNTTASDHRPVGAVIPLR from the coding sequence ATGACGACGCGCTCCTTCCTCTTCCTCGCTCTCCTCTGCGCAACTGGCTGCGCAATCGACCAGGCCGACGAAGACGAGGGCGCGCCGCTCGCGACGATGCCGGACCCGCGCGCGGAGGAGGAAGAGGATCCCTCCGCGATCCCGCCGAGCGAGTCCGACCTCACGGCGGTCTCGACCTCGGCCGCGACGGGCGCCGCTTCGCTCCGCGTCATGACGTACAACATCAAGCACGGTGAGCTCACCGGCCTCGACCTCGCGAAGATCGCGGCGGTGATCAGGGAGAGCAACCCGGACATCCTCGGCCTCCAGGAGGTCGACGACGGCACGAAGCGGAGCAAGGGGCAGCGTCAGACCGAGGAGCTCTCGGAGCTCACGAACATGCCGCACGCGTACTACGCGCCGGCGTTCGACTACGACGGCGGCAAGTACGGCGTCGCGATCCTCTCGAAGTACCCGATCGGCGCGAAGAGGACGGTGCGCCTCGACGGTCACACGAAGTCGGGCGGCGGCTTCGAGCCTCGCGTCGCGGCGGTCGCGGACATCACGGCGAAGGGCGAGACCGTCACCTTCGTGACGATGCACGCGAGCCTGCACGAGGACGAGCGCAAGGCGACGGGCAAGAAGCTCCTCACCGCGCTCGGCGCGCGCGCCGGACGCGCGATCATCACCGGCGACTTCAACGAGAAGCCGGGCGCAGACATCGGCGGCGCGCTCACGAGCGCAGGCTTCGTCGACGCCTACAAGGAGAAGCACCGCTTCTTCGGCTACACCGCGCCGGCGAACGTCCCGCTCCGCCGCATCGACTTCATCTACCGCGCGAAGGGCATGGGCAAGACCCTCCACGGCTGGGTCCCGAACACGACCGCCTCCGACCACCGCCCGGTCGGCGCCGTGATTCCCCTGCGCTGA
- a CDS encoding CsbD family protein: MSNASNRSEGIAEELGGKIKKTIGAAIGNEQMEAEGKAKELKGEARQEAAKTAERGKGVVEEVVGAVKNRVGAALGNEQMQAEGKAKELKGEARQATNKPG; this comes from the coding sequence ATGAGCAATGCAAGCAATCGCAGTGAGGGCATCGCCGAGGAGCTCGGCGGCAAGATCAAGAAGACCATCGGCGCGGCCATCGGCAACGAGCAGATGGAAGCCGAGGGCAAGGCGAAGGAGCTGAAGGGCGAGGCACGCCAGGAAGCGGCGAAGACGGCCGAACGCGGCAAGGGCGTGGTCGAGGAAGTCGTAGGCGCGGTGAAGAACCGCGTCGGCGCCGCCCTCGGCAACGAACAGATGCAAGCCGAAGGCAAGGCAAAGGAGCTAAAGGGCGAGGCCCGCCAGGCCACAAACAAACCGGGCTGA
- a CDS encoding QacE family quaternary ammonium compound efflux SMR transporter (member of the SMR family of proton-dependent drug efflux transporters; quaternary ammonium compound efflux pump; confers resistance to cetylpyridinium, cetyldimethylethyl ammonium and cetrimide cations), whose amino-acid sequence MAWFLLIVAGLLEVVWAYGLKRWGFSVLTLAAMGASILLLSRAMKTIPLGTAYTCWTGIGAVGALVVGVVALGESATASRIVAALLILTGLVLMK is encoded by the coding sequence ATGGCCTGGTTCCTGTTGATCGTCGCTGGTTTGCTCGAGGTGGTGTGGGCCTACGGGCTCAAGCGATGGGGCTTCTCCGTCCTCACGCTCGCGGCGATGGGGGCGAGCATCCTGCTCCTGTCACGCGCGATGAAGACGATCCCGCTCGGCACCGCGTACACGTGCTGGACCGGGATCGGCGCGGTCGGCGCGCTGGTCGTCGGCGTGGTGGCGCTGGGCGAGTCGGCGACCGCGAGCCGCATCGTCGCGGCGCTCCTCATCCTCACCGGGCTCGTGCTGATGAAGTGA
- a CDS encoding M23 family metallopeptidase: MSQESPDSELEEERAPDSAPDSAADAADEEEEPVASKPAPTPSKPTPSKPEKGPPPSLRLRRLPPLKPDRTRLYTFGAMGLLVATGVGLMIASPKRLGMTPPPLALTSGEVGDDAGAGAVAAVTIDAGTIAKEAAPVVRPPPVWRVASMKDEAGVDVVEGTFGKKGLVAALTAAGLTRAEIKRLNRAFEDVKHIDRPGANDKFVLAKDKKGSVLAFEYITSPYDVWQARVDPADLADAAAKEADAGATPKGKPPPPPDLDAKKLALFVEHKRVGSAIVVAADLAKTIAAANMRPELVDEIDDALEGHVEDGIRPGARMRVVSTEDWVEGVFAKVKLEAIEMAPRAGNTIRVYYYERGPDVDGPAKQRPAAGFYDAKGRQPYHGQFRPPLQLSRITSRFNPNRMHPVLHVVMPHNGVDFAGSTGTPIFASAAGTVTSAGDSGPCGNMVSIDHGGGITTAYCHMSKIAPGIRSGVKVESRQNIGFVGMTGRVTGPHLHFVVKRNGQFIDPMSLKMDGVRVLPPADRESFARKRADLDAVLDAVALPAAPSEKEAPPDVEEDKDLHE; the protein is encoded by the coding sequence ATGTCGCAGGAAAGCCCCGATTCCGAGCTCGAGGAGGAGCGCGCCCCGGACTCCGCGCCTGACTCGGCTGCGGACGCTGCGGACGAGGAGGAGGAGCCGGTCGCGTCGAAGCCGGCGCCGACGCCGTCGAAGCCGACGCCGTCGAAGCCGGAGAAGGGACCGCCCCCGTCGCTGCGTCTTCGGCGGCTCCCGCCGCTGAAGCCGGATCGGACCCGTCTCTACACGTTCGGCGCGATGGGCCTCCTCGTCGCGACCGGCGTCGGCCTGATGATCGCGTCGCCGAAGCGGTTGGGCATGACGCCGCCGCCGCTCGCGCTGACGAGCGGCGAGGTCGGCGACGACGCGGGCGCGGGCGCGGTCGCCGCGGTGACGATCGACGCCGGCACCATCGCGAAGGAGGCGGCGCCGGTCGTGCGTCCTCCGCCGGTGTGGCGTGTCGCGAGCATGAAGGACGAGGCGGGCGTCGACGTCGTCGAGGGCACGTTCGGGAAGAAGGGCCTCGTCGCGGCGCTGACGGCGGCAGGCCTCACGCGCGCGGAGATCAAGCGCCTCAACCGCGCCTTCGAGGACGTGAAGCACATCGACCGTCCCGGCGCGAACGACAAGTTCGTCCTCGCGAAGGACAAGAAGGGGAGCGTGCTCGCCTTCGAGTACATCACGTCGCCGTACGACGTGTGGCAGGCGCGCGTCGATCCCGCCGACCTCGCCGACGCGGCGGCGAAGGAAGCCGACGCCGGCGCGACGCCGAAGGGCAAACCTCCGCCGCCGCCCGACCTCGACGCGAAGAAGCTCGCGCTCTTCGTCGAGCACAAGCGCGTCGGCTCGGCGATCGTCGTCGCGGCCGACCTCGCGAAGACGATCGCGGCCGCGAACATGCGCCCCGAGCTCGTCGACGAGATCGACGACGCGCTCGAGGGCCACGTCGAGGACGGCATCCGCCCCGGCGCGCGCATGCGCGTCGTCTCGACCGAGGACTGGGTGGAGGGCGTCTTCGCGAAGGTGAAGCTCGAGGCGATCGAGATGGCGCCCCGCGCCGGCAACACGATCCGCGTCTACTACTACGAGCGCGGCCCCGACGTGGACGGCCCGGCGAAGCAGCGCCCGGCGGCCGGCTTCTACGACGCAAAGGGCCGCCAGCCGTACCACGGCCAGTTCCGCCCACCGCTCCAGCTCTCGCGCATCACGTCGCGCTTCAACCCGAACCGCATGCACCCGGTCCTCCACGTGGTGATGCCGCACAACGGCGTCGACTTCGCGGGCTCGACCGGCACCCCCATCTTCGCGTCCGCGGCGGGCACGGTGACGAGCGCCGGCGACAGCGGCCCGTGCGGAAACATGGTCTCGATCGATCACGGCGGCGGCATCACGACGGCCTATTGCCATATGAGCAAGATCGCGCCCGGCATCCGCTCGGGCGTGAAGGTGGAGTCGCGCCAGAACATCGGCTTCGTCGGGATGACGGGCCGCGTGACGGGCCCGCACCTCCATTTCGTCGTGAAACGAAATGGCCAATTCATCGACCCGATGTCGCTGAAGATGGACGGCGTCCGCGTCCTCCCGCCTGCCGATCGCGAGTCCTTCGCCCGAAAACGCGCCGACCTCGACGCCGTCCTCGACGCCGTCGCGCTCCCCGCCGCCCCGAGCGAAAAAGAGGCCCCTCCGGACGTCGAAGAGGACAAGGACCTCCACGAGTAG
- a CDS encoding serine/threonine protein kinase: MSANRRFGPFILDARIAVGGTAEVYLAHPATEASDLPQKLVVKRLLPHFAGDPEGRTMFHREARLHAAVTHENVVTVYHAGTDERGEPYLAMEYIEGVDGYRLLRKLRQEGEFLPIGVAIYIAREILRALESVHAALDPESGGALGIIHRDVSPSNIYLSKDGTVKLGDFGIARSTTRATLRSEAGHVLKGKFAYLSPEQVAGETSDQRADLFSLATVLAEMLLNRPLFPGGGQLAILLAIRDCKIDALEEIKPRLPPGLFEVMERGLARAPSQRFPDAAAFAAALAPFEADKRLAAREIAARVRWVKAHGSSDTKLVAQRDSAAMRAVAVESPRVPSVKIQATRQSGGVPRAVVTREEAEASDPGRPSEQKTMEYQFLPSRVLKKDGTELGPWTFAKLMEGLATGQVERGDRVDFIGRGFRLVEDMEEFARFFPAPPSASSTAQIQGPGAPDLKDQIGPDTILKMLMLVLAQSETGVLFAERAKLDPSSMQEPPESRGGRKELYFVSGKLHHVATSNSHELLGEYLVRKGKLGREELDLALAVLPRYSGRMGDTLISMGLVGPVDIFRAIRDQGRDRVADLFLWRGGQLSFYRGHTAPHVEFPLDLELPALMLAGLETAKPGDAIINEHRDDLDRNLGPAPPRDDLMAFESVIWPPAVTNVRELVRRPTKLRDLMQYAAKHRSFPPGDILRAIEILLAAGLLEWE, from the coding sequence GTGAGCGCGAATCGAAGATTCGGCCCGTTCATCCTCGACGCGCGTATTGCCGTCGGTGGAACGGCGGAGGTCTACCTCGCGCATCCGGCCACCGAGGCCTCGGACCTCCCGCAGAAGCTCGTCGTGAAGCGGCTGCTCCCGCACTTCGCGGGCGATCCGGAGGGCCGGACGATGTTCCACCGCGAAGCGCGGCTGCACGCGGCCGTCACGCACGAGAACGTCGTCACCGTGTACCACGCCGGAACGGACGAGCGCGGCGAGCCCTACCTCGCGATGGAGTACATCGAAGGGGTCGACGGCTACCGCCTCCTCCGCAAGCTGCGGCAGGAGGGGGAGTTTCTCCCGATCGGCGTCGCGATCTACATCGCGCGCGAGATCCTGCGCGCGCTCGAGAGCGTGCACGCCGCGCTCGATCCCGAGTCGGGCGGCGCGCTCGGCATCATCCATCGCGACGTGAGCCCGTCGAACATCTACCTGTCGAAGGACGGCACGGTGAAGCTCGGCGACTTCGGCATCGCGCGCTCGACCACGCGCGCGACGCTGCGGAGCGAGGCGGGCCACGTGCTGAAGGGGAAGTTCGCGTACCTCTCGCCGGAGCAGGTCGCGGGTGAGACGAGCGATCAGCGCGCGGACCTCTTCAGCCTCGCGACCGTCCTCGCGGAGATGCTGCTGAACCGCCCGCTCTTCCCCGGCGGCGGCCAGCTCGCGATCCTGCTCGCGATCCGCGACTGCAAGATCGACGCGCTCGAGGAGATCAAGCCGCGCCTGCCGCCCGGCCTCTTCGAGGTCATGGAGCGCGGCCTCGCGCGCGCGCCGTCGCAGCGCTTCCCCGACGCGGCCGCGTTCGCGGCTGCGCTCGCGCCGTTCGAGGCCGACAAGCGCCTCGCCGCGCGCGAGATCGCCGCGCGCGTGCGCTGGGTGAAGGCGCACGGCTCCTCCGACACGAAGCTCGTCGCGCAGCGTGACAGCGCCGCGATGCGCGCGGTCGCGGTCGAGTCGCCGCGCGTCCCCTCGGTGAAGATCCAGGCGACGCGGCAGAGCGGGGGCGTGCCTCGCGCCGTCGTCACGCGCGAGGAGGCGGAGGCCTCCGATCCCGGCAGGCCGTCCGAGCAGAAGACGATGGAGTATCAATTCCTCCCGTCGCGCGTGCTCAAGAAGGACGGCACCGAGCTCGGTCCGTGGACCTTCGCGAAGCTGATGGAGGGGCTCGCGACGGGGCAGGTCGAGCGCGGCGATCGCGTCGACTTCATCGGGCGCGGCTTCCGCCTCGTCGAGGACATGGAGGAGTTCGCGCGCTTCTTCCCCGCGCCGCCGTCCGCCTCGTCGACCGCGCAGATCCAGGGCCCGGGCGCGCCCGACCTGAAGGACCAGATCGGGCCCGACACGATCCTGAAGATGCTCATGCTCGTCCTCGCGCAGAGCGAGACCGGCGTGCTCTTCGCGGAGCGGGCGAAGCTCGATCCGTCGTCGATGCAGGAGCCGCCGGAGTCGCGCGGCGGGCGCAAGGAGCTCTACTTCGTCTCCGGGAAGCTCCATCACGTCGCGACGAGCAACTCGCACGAGCTCCTCGGCGAGTACCTCGTCCGCAAGGGCAAGCTCGGACGCGAGGAGCTCGACCTCGCGCTCGCGGTGCTCCCTCGCTACAGCGGCCGCATGGGCGACACGCTCATCTCGATGGGCCTCGTCGGCCCGGTCGACATCTTCCGCGCGATCCGCGACCAGGGCCGCGATCGCGTCGCGGACCTGTTCCTCTGGCGCGGCGGACAGCTCTCCTTCTACCGCGGCCACACCGCGCCCCACGTCGAGTTCCCGCTCGACCTCGAGCTGCCCGCGCTCATGCTCGCCGGCCTCGAGACGGCGAAGCCCGGCGACGCGATCATCAACGAGCACCGCGACGACCTCGATCGCAACCTCGGGCCCGCGCCGCCGCGCGACGACCTCATGGCGTTCGAGTCCGTGATCTGGCCGCCGGCGGTGACGAACGTGCGCGAGCTCGTCCGCCGCCCGACCAAGCTCCGCGATCTCATGCAGTATGCAGCGAAGCACCGCTCCTTCCCGCCCGGCGACATCCTCCGCGCGATCGAGATCCTCCTCGCGGCGGGCCTCCTCGAGTGGGAATGA